The Fervidibacillus albus genome contains a region encoding:
- a CDS encoding M20/M25/M40 family metallo-hydrolase, whose product MKTWNQLFIRHGWLVKEVERNVFDCSDEREENISFLLKSLEKVGAKFTFDGKQLHIQSEPVHEKTWIRVLDFEYRGRTEELFFDFEHDQIKIEQLDTYIAGVIRQLNRLGFRTVMSCDGHEHRKPSITFSDPAQMDEIVNLFQWLGVYRLRERRPVQTRPQLFLSVKRSFLLELAEKLSFVQKDWLEKGETFFDEQFFQNKLDRLLSISGESGNENNIRRFVIEQLTPFVDHIAIDHYGNILAEKTGRQFGPVILLNAHLDTFEPIVPGRKIIKKGNIWSSDTGILGADDRAGVAILLQIAEQIHRHSNIGTVKFAFTVEEEIGLVGAKHVEDYFLWNVDAAIVVDRRGKGDIVTSFGESIPYCHSLYGQFFELVALKAGQSEWKCTRGGSSDTHIWASHGIESVNLSVGYGNEHTDSEFLDVTACFRTYQLVKEAILQRELLKMVLRTIRREQEQERMEGRINRVFIIR is encoded by the coding sequence ATGAAAACATGGAATCAATTGTTTATTCGGCACGGTTGGTTAGTGAAAGAAGTGGAGCGAAACGTCTTCGATTGCAGTGATGAACGGGAGGAAAACATTTCCTTTTTACTCAAATCATTAGAAAAAGTAGGGGCGAAATTTACATTTGACGGAAAGCAACTCCATATTCAATCAGAGCCTGTACACGAAAAAACGTGGATTCGAGTACTTGATTTTGAATATCGCGGTAGGACAGAAGAGTTATTTTTTGACTTTGAGCATGACCAAATAAAAATTGAACAACTCGATACGTACATTGCAGGAGTCATTCGACAGTTGAATCGACTTGGATTCCGTACAGTGATGTCGTGTGATGGACATGAACATAGAAAGCCCTCGATTACCTTTTCCGACCCGGCACAAATGGATGAAATCGTCAATTTATTTCAATGGCTCGGGGTGTACCGGTTACGGGAAAGGAGACCAGTCCAAACCCGACCGCAACTATTTCTCTCCGTGAAACGGTCGTTTTTACTTGAGTTGGCGGAAAAACTTAGTTTCGTACAAAAAGATTGGCTGGAAAAAGGAGAAACGTTTTTTGACGAACAATTTTTCCAAAACAAATTAGACCGATTGCTTTCGATTTCAGGAGAAAGTGGAAATGAAAACAACATTCGCCGCTTCGTCATCGAACAGTTGACCCCGTTTGTCGACCATATTGCAATCGACCATTACGGTAACATTTTAGCGGAGAAAACGGGCAGGCAATTCGGACCGGTCATCCTTTTGAATGCCCACTTAGATACGTTTGAGCCGATTGTCCCGGGGCGAAAAATCATCAAGAAAGGAAACATTTGGTCTTCCGATACCGGCATATTAGGAGCAGATGACCGGGCGGGGGTAGCCATTTTGCTTCAAATTGCAGAACAAATCCATCGACATTCGAATATCGGTACCGTCAAATTCGCCTTTACCGTTGAAGAAGAAATCGGTCTAGTAGGGGCAAAACATGTGGAAGACTATTTTCTCTGGAACGTAGATGCGGCAATCGTAGTTGACCGCCGCGGTAAAGGAGACATTGTGACATCCTTTGGTGAAAGCATTCCTTATTGCCATTCGTTATATGGACAATTTTTCGAATTGGTCGCACTGAAAGCGGGTCAGTCCGAATGGAAATGCACACGAGGTGGAAGTAGTGATACACATATTTGGGCCTCTCACGGTATTGAAAGTGTGAATTTATCGGTTGGATACGGAAATGAACATACGGATAGTGAATTTTTGGACGTTACAGCTTGTTTTCGAACGTATCAACTCGTCAAAGAAGCCATCTTGCAGCGTGAACTTCTCAAAATGGTATTAAGAACGATTCGCCGAGAACAAGAACAGGAACGGATGGAAGGGCGAATCAATCGAGTATTTATCATACGGTGA
- a CDS encoding MerR family transcriptional regulator, translating to MKIGQFAECTGISKDTIRYYEKIGLLQPEIQNKHREYNDDHVLIIETIIKLKDTGFSLSEIKKLFEWSENMDPNKKLTAEEMQNVLQMKAMFQNKYAQMVQRENNIKQIKEILLKAENKIEQLLERNKR from the coding sequence GTGAAAATTGGACAATTTGCGGAGTGTACGGGCATTAGTAAAGATACGATTCGATACTATGAAAAGATCGGTTTATTGCAGCCCGAAATTCAAAACAAACATCGTGAATATAACGATGATCATGTTCTTATAATCGAAACAATTATTAAACTGAAAGATACCGGATTTTCACTATCGGAAATAAAAAAACTGTTTGAGTGGTCGGAAAATATGGATCCTAACAAAAAATTAACAGCTGAAGAAATGCAAAATGTTCTTCAAATGAAAGCAATGTTTCAAAATAAATATGCACAAATGGTACAAAGGGAAAATAACATCAAACAAATAAAAGAGATATTACTAAAAGCAGAAAATAAAATTGAGCAATTATTAGAAAGAAATAAGCGTTAA
- a CDS encoding tetratricopeptide repeat protein, which produces MNITNLRSLSIEQLLELKSNVIMDQFSEKPSSSYTLIQFYKLLYRKLKQDRTNQYRELVNETKGDLIHALIQYGSYLKMEGQKDLLMARDCLQKALQIDRNLPIAHYRIGFIAYQEKRYDEALFHFHQALSIRDRTVDKKYALNERQKRYAKLYFINCSLHLATELNETLDSFDDEIEPLPGYDFSPYFDMIHRNEQYLGAHKIVTSEGETICLKDEIDEYLEQDNTIVLYFSDYGNLLCYNGNERMLHINGAELLRYLLLYGKSTRPVTMRDLTDLISTRQTNEQNNDAYRQAIRRLRNKFEEIGLSRQFIQSKSFDGIPGYYYTGDIPFTIIHRPDVDFILP; this is translated from the coding sequence ATGAACATAACAAATTTAAGAAGCCTGTCAATCGAACAACTACTTGAATTAAAATCGAACGTCATTATGGATCAATTTTCGGAAAAACCGTCCTCGTCTTACACTTTGATCCAATTTTATAAACTGTTGTATAGAAAGTTAAAGCAAGATCGGACAAATCAATATCGAGAACTAGTGAATGAAACAAAAGGGGATTTGATTCATGCATTGATTCAATATGGATCGTATTTGAAGATGGAAGGGCAGAAAGATCTTTTAATGGCAAGGGATTGTTTACAAAAGGCATTGCAAATTGACAGAAATCTGCCAATTGCCCACTATCGAATCGGGTTTATAGCCTATCAAGAGAAAAGATACGATGAAGCGCTATTCCATTTTCACCAAGCTCTTTCAATTCGAGATCGAACCGTTGATAAAAAGTATGCATTAAATGAACGACAAAAACGGTATGCAAAGCTGTACTTTATTAATTGCAGTCTTCACCTTGCAACAGAACTAAATGAAACATTGGATTCCTTTGATGATGAAATCGAACCATTGCCGGGATATGATTTTTCACCGTATTTTGATATGATTCACCGGAATGAACAATATTTAGGAGCACATAAAATCGTGACAAGTGAAGGAGAAACCATTTGTTTGAAAGATGAGATTGATGAATATTTGGAACAAGACAATACGATTGTTCTTTACTTTTCCGATTATGGGAATCTCCTTTGCTATAACGGAAATGAACGAATGTTACACATTAATGGGGCGGAACTGTTGCGATATCTTTTGTTATACGGAAAAAGTACACGTCCTGTAACGATGCGGGATTTGACCGATTTAATTTCCACTCGTCAAACAAATGAACAAAATAATGATGCGTATCGTCAAGCGATTCGGAGATTAAGAAACAAATTTGAAGAAATTGGTCTGTCGAGACAATTCATTCAATCGAAGTCTTTCGATGGTATTCCTGGGTATTATTATACTGGCGATATTCCATTCACCATCATTCATCGACCGGATGTTGATTTTATCCTTCCGTAA
- the pcp gene encoding pyroglutamyl-peptidase I gives MKKKVLVTGFDPFGNDDINPALEVVKQLDGKIIEDVEIVAEEVPTVFHRAIQVVKDAIKREQPDVVICIGQAGGRAQITPERVAINVDDARIPDNEQQQPIDEPIDPDGPTAYFSTLPIKRIVNELRKAGIPASVSNSAGTFVCNHLFYGVRHYLEKQAPSIRSGFIHIPYIPEQTVEKNAPSLSLDLIVKGIEIAAITAAKKEEDIRETGGAIH, from the coding sequence ATGAAGAAGAAAGTATTAGTTACTGGATTTGATCCGTTTGGAAATGATGATATCAACCCTGCACTGGAAGTCGTAAAACAATTAGATGGAAAAATCATTGAAGATGTGGAAATCGTCGCCGAAGAAGTGCCGACCGTATTCCATCGAGCGATTCAAGTAGTGAAAGATGCCATCAAGCGGGAACAACCCGATGTCGTCATTTGTATCGGACAAGCTGGCGGCCGGGCACAAATCACGCCGGAACGGGTAGCGATCAATGTGGATGATGCACGAATACCAGATAACGAGCAACAACAACCGATTGATGAACCGATTGATCCCGATGGACCGACTGCGTACTTTTCCACATTACCCATTAAGCGAATCGTAAACGAATTACGAAAGGCTGGCATCCCTGCGAGCGTTTCAAACAGTGCAGGTACTTTCGTATGTAATCATCTTTTTTACGGTGTGAGACACTATTTAGAAAAACAGGCACCTAGTATTCGCAGTGGATTCATCCACATTCCATATATTCCAGAACAAACAGTTGAAAAAAATGCTCCAAGCCTTAGCCTCGATCTCATTGTAAAAGGAATCGAAATTGCCGCTATCACTGCCGCCAAGAAAGAAGAAGATATTCGAGAAACAGGTGGAGCGATTCATTAA